One genomic window of Micromonospora sp. WMMD1128 includes the following:
- a CDS encoding type II toxin-antitoxin system VapC family toxin, with the protein MGKHGVIVVDASVLADALVDDGPVGDAARAELTGDPHWAAPSHLLVEVMSVIRGKVLGGKLGLARAQEAIDTLPSLVIDEVGVAMLIDRMWQLRGNVTTYDAAYVAVAELLACPLVTGDGRLAKASGVRCEFRLLAVS; encoded by the coding sequence ATGGGGAAGCACGGCGTGATCGTCGTGGATGCGTCGGTTCTGGCCGATGCCCTGGTCGATGACGGGCCGGTCGGCGACGCGGCGCGGGCAGAGCTGACCGGCGATCCGCACTGGGCCGCGCCGAGCCATCTTCTGGTCGAGGTCATGTCGGTGATCAGAGGCAAGGTCCTCGGTGGGAAGCTGGGCCTGGCTCGGGCTCAGGAGGCGATCGATACCCTGCCCTCGTTGGTCATCGACGAGGTTGGCGTCGCGATGCTGATTGACCGGATGTGGCAGTTGCGGGGCAATGTCACCACGTATGACGCAGCCTACGTCGCGGTGGCGGAGTTGTTGGCCTGCCCACTCGTGACCGGTGATGGTCGGCTCGCCAAGGCGAGCGGCGTCCGCTGCGAGTTCCGACTGCTCGCGGTGTCATGA
- a CDS encoding endo-1,4-beta-xylanase has product MERLLRRGRYRVAVAAAAGSLALAGAGLLVPGPAQAASTLGAAAAQSGRYFGTAIAASRLNDSTYSTIAAREFNMITAENEMKPDATEPNQNQFNFNSGDQIYNWATQRGLKVRGHTLAWHAQQPGWMQNMQGSTLRNAMINHINGVMGHYKGKLAAWDVVNEAFNEDGSRRNSNLQGTGNDWIEVAFRTARAADPNVKLCYNDYNIENWSYGKTQGVYRMIQDFKSRGVPIDCVGLQTHFTGGSSLPSNFQTTLSSFAALGVDVALTEVDVTNSSTSQYAGLTQACINVPRCIGITVWGVRDSDSWRSNESPLLFDGGGNKKAAYNSVLNVLNAAGPGPTTSPTTSPTATPTTSPTTPPPSGGAGRIVGSQSGRCIDVPNSSQNNGTRVQLYDCHGQSNQQWTSTGSRQLTVYGGSRCLDAAGSGNGSAVQIYSCNGQANQQWNVNSNGTITGVQSGRCLDVWGTGNGQQVQIYDCNGQANQQFRLVTS; this is encoded by the coding sequence ATGGAACGTCTACTGAGGCGTGGTCGCTATCGCGTGGCGGTGGCCGCAGCCGCCGGCTCGCTGGCGTTGGCCGGCGCCGGGCTGCTGGTACCCGGTCCGGCCCAGGCGGCCTCCACCCTGGGCGCGGCAGCCGCGCAGTCGGGGCGGTACTTCGGCACCGCCATCGCCGCGAGCAGGTTGAACGACTCGACGTACAGCACGATCGCGGCGCGTGAGTTCAACATGATCACGGCTGAGAACGAGATGAAGCCGGACGCCACGGAGCCGAACCAGAATCAGTTCAACTTCAACTCCGGTGACCAGATCTACAACTGGGCCACCCAGCGTGGCCTGAAGGTCCGCGGGCACACCCTGGCCTGGCACGCGCAGCAGCCCGGCTGGATGCAGAACATGCAGGGCAGCACGCTGCGCAACGCGATGATCAATCACATCAACGGTGTGATGGGCCACTACAAGGGCAAGCTCGCCGCGTGGGACGTGGTCAACGAGGCGTTCAACGAGGACGGCAGCCGCCGTAACTCGAACCTGCAGGGCACCGGCAACGACTGGATCGAGGTGGCGTTCCGCACCGCGCGGGCGGCCGACCCGAACGTGAAGCTCTGCTACAACGACTACAACATCGAGAACTGGTCGTACGGCAAGACGCAGGGCGTCTACCGGATGATCCAGGACTTCAAGTCCCGTGGTGTGCCGATCGACTGCGTCGGGTTGCAGACCCACTTCACCGGCGGCAGCTCGCTGCCGAGCAACTTCCAGACCACGCTGTCCAGCTTCGCCGCCCTCGGCGTGGACGTGGCGTTGACCGAGGTCGACGTCACCAACTCCTCCACCTCCCAGTACGCCGGGCTCACCCAGGCGTGCATCAACGTGCCCCGCTGCATCGGCATCACCGTCTGGGGTGTCCGCGACAGCGACTCGTGGCGCTCCAACGAGAGCCCGCTGCTCTTCGACGGCGGCGGCAACAAGAAGGCCGCGTACAACTCGGTCCTCAACGTCCTCAACGCCGCCGGCCCCGGGCCGACCACCTCGCCGACCACCTCGCCGACGGCGACGCCGACCACCTCGCCGACCACGCCGCCGCCGTCCGGCGGCGCCGGCCGGATCGTTGGCAGCCAGTCGGGCCGGTGCATCGACGTGCCGAACTCCTCGCAGAACAACGGCACCCGGGTGCAGCTCTACGACTGCCACGGCCAGAGCAACCAGCAGTGGACCTCCACCGGCAGCAGGCAACTGACGGTGTACGGCGGCAGCCGCTGCCTGGACGCCGCCGGCTCCGGCAACGGCTCGGCGGTCCAGATCTACAGCTGCAACGGCCAGGCCAACCAGCAGTGGAACGTCAACTCCAACGGCACCATCACGGGCGTCCAGTCCGGCCGCTGCCTCGACGTCTGGGGCACCGGAAACGGGCAGCAGGTCCAGATCTACGACTGCAACGGTCAGGCCAACCAGCAGTTCCGGCTCGTCACGAGCTAG
- a CDS encoding helix-turn-helix domain-containing protein, producing MSTRTATERRARARVEYDAFLAACPSRQLLARISDKWVALILAALGRDGPDGEVGPQVMRYSELSRRLAGVSQKMLTQTLRSLERDGLVTRTVTPTVPVTVTYELTELGRSLHRLTYHIKVWAEAHMDEVYLARERYDAR from the coding sequence ATGTCGACGCGAACGGCCACCGAGAGGAGGGCCCGGGCGCGGGTGGAGTACGACGCGTTCCTGGCCGCGTGCCCCAGCCGTCAGTTGCTCGCCCGGATCTCGGACAAGTGGGTGGCGCTGATCCTGGCCGCCCTCGGCCGCGACGGTCCGGACGGCGAGGTCGGCCCGCAGGTGATGCGCTACTCGGAGCTGTCCCGTCGGCTGGCCGGGGTCAGCCAGAAGATGCTCACCCAGACGCTGCGTTCCCTGGAACGCGACGGCCTGGTCACCCGCACGGTGACGCCGACCGTGCCGGTGACCGTCACGTACGAGCTGACCGAGCTGGGCCGGTCGCTGCACCGGCTGACCTATCACATCAAGGTGTGGGCGGAGGCGCACATGGACGAGGTGTACCTCGCTCGCGAGCGGTACGACGCCCGCTGA
- a CDS encoding NADP-dependent oxidoreductase, protein MGTPTFRAAVVRTPGGPGTIEVIDVPLREPGPGEVRVAVAAAAVNPVDLGVAGGFFHGLGMINQPHHTGLGWDFAGTVVATGTGVDLTAGTRVAGLVVGFDRDYGTYAEQLVVPAAELAVVPDGLDLVAAATVPLNGLAAAQVVDLLGDAPAGADRLLVTGAAGAVGAYVLVLAADRGWRVTGLARAEDEEFVRGLGAGFTATAESGFDAVADAANLQEQAFALVRDGGAFVGVRPNIRPAPARGVSVAAVDTHADGRQLADLLARTASGELPARVHAVLPLDRAADAHRAVAKGGVRGRYVLRP, encoded by the coding sequence ATGGGTACGCCCACCTTCCGCGCCGCCGTCGTCCGCACCCCGGGCGGACCCGGCACCATCGAGGTCATCGACGTTCCGCTGCGCGAGCCAGGGCCCGGCGAGGTGCGGGTGGCGGTGGCCGCCGCCGCCGTCAACCCCGTCGATCTCGGTGTCGCCGGCGGCTTCTTCCACGGCCTGGGGATGATCAATCAACCGCACCACACCGGCCTGGGCTGGGACTTCGCCGGCACCGTCGTCGCCACCGGCACGGGCGTCGACCTGACCGCCGGCACCCGGGTCGCCGGCCTGGTGGTCGGGTTCGACCGCGACTACGGCACCTACGCCGAGCAACTCGTCGTGCCGGCCGCCGAGCTGGCCGTCGTACCCGACGGGCTGGACCTGGTGGCGGCGGCGACGGTGCCGCTGAACGGGCTGGCCGCGGCGCAGGTCGTCGACCTTCTCGGCGACGCGCCCGCCGGGGCCGACCGGCTGCTTGTCACCGGCGCGGCCGGCGCGGTCGGCGCGTACGTCCTCGTGCTCGCCGCGGACCGGGGCTGGCGGGTGACCGGCCTGGCCCGCGCGGAGGACGAGGAGTTCGTGCGGGGCCTCGGCGCCGGCTTCACCGCGACGGCCGAGTCGGGCTTCGACGCGGTGGCCGACGCCGCGAACCTTCAGGAGCAGGCGTTCGCCCTGGTCCGGGACGGCGGTGCGTTCGTCGGGGTCCGGCCGAACATCCGGCCGGCCCCGGCCCGCGGCGTCAGCGTCGCGGCCGTGGACACGCACGCGGACGGCCGGCAGCTGGCCGACCTGCTCGCCCGCACCGCGTCCGGCGAACTGCCGGCCCGGGTGCACGCCGTGCTGCCGCTGGACCGGGCGGCGGACGCCCACCGCGCGGTCGCCAAGGGCGGGGTACGCGGCCGTTACGTGCTCCGGCCCTGA
- a CDS encoding GGDEF domain-containing phosphodiesterase, giving the protein MDLDDLLALAETRPSPLELARARRVARTVQSRYDLSLAEGYEIMVDTDLVDPVTWKVDEATRVARAAQLSKQGTLTWMAGGPGCLGRLFWSDEMAMIFGHAPGTRRLTPETVLDLVHPGDAERVRAAVRAAWERHRPDEVRFRVVQPGGRIRHVHCHLEILTAEDGPSGIIATGEDVTAFELARQERHRLAVRSRMLSTDLAVPDVLTGLPTRAYVIDEVDRARRSTGGALVVVATEPATRLPDALTDEDRDRVTAEVARVLRAVVGAKVTGGLVGSGSWGVLLTPADDHPETAESLAARIVETFRNHLFSVRQKPLRFTISAGVVHFGSGVPATGFDLLIDGENAARDARRNGTAVTVLDRPVEERERTERCRSRIHRVVSANRFALYAQPIVDLQLNQVTRHEILLRVRSDTGEPVAPWAFLDMAERVGEILTVDKWVVDHALELIGRGAQTSHYQVNISGRSLADPGLLAFVTDAIDRHRVKPDCLTFEITETALIENRNEAMAFATGIRELGCHLALDDFGTGYGTLTHLKQLPVDLVKIDGTFIVDLCRSPASQAVVSTLVELCHTLGIRVAAEYVQDEETIELLRNCGVDFAQGYRTGRPEPITVGRKEVQTVELELRFPPQHTALG; this is encoded by the coding sequence GTGGATCTCGATGACCTGCTGGCGTTGGCCGAGACCAGGCCCAGCCCGCTGGAACTGGCCCGCGCCCGCCGCGTCGCGCGCACCGTGCAGAGCCGGTACGACCTCTCGCTCGCCGAGGGCTACGAGATCATGGTCGACACCGACCTGGTCGACCCGGTGACCTGGAAGGTCGATGAGGCGACCCGGGTGGCCCGCGCCGCCCAGTTGTCGAAGCAGGGCACGCTCACCTGGATGGCCGGCGGACCCGGGTGCCTCGGCCGGCTCTTCTGGTCGGACGAGATGGCGATGATCTTCGGGCACGCGCCGGGAACGCGGCGCCTCACGCCCGAGACCGTCCTCGACCTCGTCCATCCGGGCGACGCCGAGCGGGTCCGCGCGGCTGTCCGGGCCGCGTGGGAGCGGCACCGTCCCGACGAGGTCCGCTTCCGGGTGGTCCAACCGGGGGGCCGGATCCGCCACGTGCACTGCCACCTCGAAATACTCACCGCCGAGGACGGCCCGTCGGGGATCATCGCGACCGGGGAGGACGTCACCGCGTTCGAACTGGCCCGGCAGGAGCGTCACCGGCTCGCCGTGCGCAGCCGGATGCTCAGCACCGACCTGGCCGTACCGGACGTCCTGACCGGGTTGCCGACCCGCGCGTACGTGATCGACGAGGTGGACCGGGCGCGGCGCAGCACCGGCGGGGCGCTCGTCGTGGTGGCGACCGAGCCCGCCACCCGGCTGCCCGACGCGCTCACCGACGAGGACCGCGACCGGGTGACGGCGGAGGTCGCCCGGGTCCTCCGCGCGGTCGTCGGGGCGAAGGTGACAGGTGGGCTGGTGGGCTCCGGCTCGTGGGGGGTGCTCCTCACCCCGGCCGACGACCACCCGGAGACCGCGGAGAGCCTGGCGGCCAGGATCGTCGAAACGTTCCGGAACCACCTGTTCAGCGTGCGGCAGAAGCCGTTGCGGTTCACCATCTCGGCCGGTGTGGTGCACTTCGGCAGCGGCGTGCCAGCCACCGGCTTCGACCTGCTCATCGATGGGGAGAACGCCGCCCGCGACGCGCGCCGGAACGGCACCGCCGTCACCGTCCTCGACCGGCCGGTGGAGGAACGGGAGCGGACGGAGCGATGCCGGTCCCGGATCCATCGCGTCGTCTCGGCCAACAGGTTCGCGCTCTACGCGCAGCCCATCGTCGATCTCCAACTCAACCAGGTCACCCGGCACGAGATCCTGTTACGCGTGCGCAGCGACACCGGTGAGCCGGTCGCACCCTGGGCGTTCCTCGACATGGCCGAGCGGGTCGGTGAGATCCTCACGGTGGACAAGTGGGTCGTCGACCACGCCCTGGAACTGATCGGCCGGGGTGCCCAGACCTCCCACTACCAGGTCAACATCTCCGGCCGGTCGCTCGCCGACCCCGGGTTGCTCGCCTTCGTGACCGACGCGATCGACAGGCACCGGGTCAAGCCGGACTGCCTGACGTTCGAGATCACCGAGACCGCCCTGATCGAGAACCGGAACGAGGCCATGGCCTTCGCCACCGGGATCAGAGAACTGGGATGCCACCTGGCGCTCGACGACTTCGGCACCGGATACGGCACGCTCACCCACCTGAAACAGCTCCCGGTCGACCTCGTCAAGATCGACGGGACGTTCATCGTCGATCTCTGCCGGTCCCCGGCGAGTCAGGCGGTCGTGTCGACGCTTGTCGAGCTGTGCCACACGCTCGGCATCCGAGTCGCCGCCGAGTACGTCCAGGACGAGGAGACCATCGAGCTGCTGCGCAACTGCGGCGTCGACTTCGCCCAGGGCTACCGGACCGGACGGCCCGAGCCGATCACGGTCGGCCGGAAGGAGGTGCAGACGGTGGAACTGGAGTTGCGGTTTCCGCCGCAGCACACCGCGCTCGGCTGA
- a CDS encoding sigma-70 family RNA polymerase sigma factor yields the protein MSDIQGTAARTPADDEDARRAEALRVKADHDREFATFVEGSYHTVERILRSVWWDREVVADALHEAYLHGRVKWPELRDHVRPIGWIVRTARFNLLKDRDRRQREAAVAPEDLPPAPHSDIADVWEAQETLRAWLRQLPARHAEVFQMSREGFSNQEIARILGLTENSVRCYKAAAKRGLGELAEEAGFTRSPGRRRQGGSRGSR from the coding sequence GTGAGCGACATCCAGGGCACCGCCGCCCGGACGCCGGCCGACGACGAGGACGCGCGCAGGGCGGAGGCCCTCCGTGTGAAGGCCGACCACGACCGGGAGTTCGCCACCTTCGTCGAGGGCTCCTACCACACCGTGGAGCGGATTCTCCGGTCTGTGTGGTGGGACCGCGAGGTGGTGGCGGACGCGCTGCACGAGGCGTACCTGCACGGGCGGGTCAAGTGGCCCGAACTTCGGGACCACGTGCGGCCGATCGGCTGGATCGTGCGTACCGCCCGGTTCAACCTGCTGAAGGACCGGGACCGGCGTCAGCGGGAAGCCGCGGTGGCGCCGGAGGACCTGCCGCCGGCGCCGCACTCCGACATCGCGGACGTGTGGGAGGCGCAGGAGACGTTGCGGGCCTGGCTGCGTCAGCTTCCGGCCCGGCACGCCGAGGTGTTCCAGATGTCCCGGGAGGGCTTCTCCAACCAGGAGATCGCCCGCATCCTCGGGCTGACCGAGAACAGCGTCCGCTGTTACAAGGCCGCTGCCAAGCGAGGTCTCGGTGAGCTGGCCGAGGAGGCCGGCTTCACCCGTTCGCCCGGCCGGCGGCGTCAGGGGGGCAGCCGTGGATCTCGATGA
- a CDS encoding DHA2 family efflux MFS transporter permease subunit, translating to MTTRLDAPPGTGAIPWRVWRLALVIAFGALISQLDTSIVSVGLNAIATDLDAELGDAQWIANAYLIALGMSLPASGWLGRRFGVGRMWLASLGGFTVASVLCALADGVWWLVAARVLQGLTAGLLVPAGQTVLGQAVGPHRLGRVMATLGIAVTLGPALGPVLGGLIVHAGPWPWLFLVNVPLGGLGLWLGLRYVPHGRPVDLPSRLDWPGLLLIGAGVPLLIYGLTMAGERGVLAPGALVPTLAGLLLTGGFTWHARRVAHPILDLRLFARPAYAAATVTAAFAGAVMFGASLLFPLYFQIGHDADVLETGLALIPLGLGTAVLLPVSGRLVDRFGGGVVSFYGILAAVATTAPFALAGTGLPEPLVLALLFLRGMALALAVVPAGISAYKAVAPDQLPDATTQVNILQRVGGALGGAVFTVVLAHELSHGADAAFRTAFSWLTVASALGLASAAWLALAERRSDMRPRSRTRSGAAGY from the coding sequence TTGACCACCCGTCTCGACGCACCCCCGGGAACCGGGGCGATCCCGTGGCGGGTGTGGCGACTCGCCCTGGTGATCGCGTTCGGCGCGCTCATCAGCCAACTCGACACGTCGATCGTCAGCGTCGGCCTCAACGCCATCGCCACCGACCTGGACGCGGAGCTCGGTGACGCCCAGTGGATCGCCAACGCGTACCTGATCGCGCTCGGCATGTCGTTGCCGGCCAGCGGATGGCTCGGCCGCCGGTTCGGCGTCGGCCGGATGTGGCTGGCCTCGCTCGGCGGGTTCACCGTGGCCTCCGTCCTGTGCGCCCTCGCCGACGGCGTGTGGTGGCTGGTGGCGGCGAGAGTGCTCCAGGGCCTCACGGCCGGACTGCTGGTGCCCGCCGGGCAGACGGTGCTCGGTCAGGCGGTCGGTCCGCACCGTCTCGGCCGGGTCATGGCCACGCTCGGCATCGCCGTCACCCTCGGCCCGGCGCTGGGCCCGGTGCTCGGCGGGCTGATCGTGCACGCCGGCCCCTGGCCGTGGCTGTTCCTGGTGAACGTGCCGCTCGGCGGACTCGGGCTCTGGCTCGGTCTGCGGTACGTGCCGCACGGCCGACCGGTCGACCTCCCCAGCCGGCTGGACTGGCCGGGCCTGCTGCTGATCGGGGCCGGCGTCCCCCTGCTGATCTATGGACTCACCATGGCAGGCGAGCGGGGCGTCTTGGCGCCCGGTGCGCTCGTCCCCACGCTTGCGGGGCTCCTGTTGACCGGCGGCTTCACCTGGCACGCCCGACGGGTGGCCCACCCGATTCTCGACCTCCGGCTGTTCGCCCGGCCCGCATACGCGGCGGCGACCGTGACCGCCGCGTTCGCCGGCGCCGTCATGTTCGGGGCGTCGCTGCTGTTCCCGCTCTACTTCCAGATCGGCCACGACGCCGATGTGCTCGAGACCGGCCTGGCGCTGATCCCGCTCGGGCTCGGGACCGCGGTGCTGCTGCCGGTCAGCGGCCGGCTCGTGGACCGCTTCGGCGGCGGCGTGGTGAGCTTCTACGGCATCCTCGCCGCGGTCGCCACCACCGCGCCGTTCGCGCTGGCCGGCACCGGCCTGCCGGAGCCACTGGTGCTCGCCCTGCTGTTCCTGCGCGGCATGGCACTCGCGCTCGCCGTGGTGCCGGCCGGGATCTCCGCCTACAAGGCAGTCGCCCCGGACCAGCTTCCGGACGCCACCACCCAGGTCAACATCCTGCAGCGGGTCGGTGGAGCACTCGGTGGCGCGGTGTTCACCGTCGTACTCGCCCACGAACTCTCCCACGGGGCGGACGCGGCCTTCCGTACCGCGTTCTCCTGGCTGACCGTGGCGTCGGCGTTGGGACTCGCCAGCGCGGCCTGGCTCGCTCTCGCCGAACGCCGGAGTGACATGCGTCCGCGATCGAGGACGCGGTCTGGTGCTGCCGGATACTGA
- a CDS encoding TetR/AcrR family transcriptional regulator — MSETPPRSHGRGRPAKRDAIVLAARAVFGRDGYARTTMDTIAREAEVSTRTLYKHFGSKEELFSFVLEQSANRVADAFCEYVTAGLEQADGVAEQLIAIGRALVAHRLDFPDHFALVRQINAEGRHFPRAMLDAWQQAGPLRVQAEVVRRLQALVDRGDLRAAAPERMALHFTALTTFESTNASTERTLTADEISTMVRDAVHAFRHGYQPAT; from the coding sequence ATGTCCGAGACCCCACCCCGCAGCCACGGTCGTGGCCGACCCGCCAAGCGCGACGCGATCGTCCTGGCGGCCCGGGCGGTCTTCGGCCGCGACGGCTACGCCCGCACGACGATGGACACGATCGCCCGCGAGGCCGAAGTCTCCACGCGCACCCTCTACAAGCACTTCGGCAGCAAGGAGGAGCTGTTCTCCTTCGTGCTGGAGCAGAGCGCCAACCGGGTCGCCGACGCCTTCTGCGAGTACGTGACGGCGGGACTGGAGCAGGCCGACGGGGTGGCGGAGCAGTTGATCGCCATCGGTCGGGCGCTTGTGGCACACCGGCTCGACTTCCCCGACCACTTCGCGCTCGTCCGACAGATCAACGCCGAGGGTCGGCACTTTCCCCGCGCCATGCTCGACGCCTGGCAGCAGGCCGGCCCGTTGCGCGTCCAGGCCGAAGTCGTCAGGCGTCTCCAGGCGCTCGTCGATCGCGGCGACCTACGCGCTGCCGCCCCGGAGCGGATGGCGTTGCACTTCACCGCCCTGACCACGTTCGAGAGCACGAACGCGTCGACCGAGCGCACCCTGACCGCCGACGAGATCTCCACGATGGTCCGCGACGCCGTACACGCCTTCCGACACGGCTACCAGCCGGCGACGTGA
- a CDS encoding MarR family transcriptional regulator, with translation MEAPDPDVVPARLTGLSSWLITQTAVRAGRLVADGLAAIDARGYHFRLLATLDEFGPASQATLGRRSGIHVSDVVAALNELADRDFVNRAPDPADRRRNVVTITTAGRRQLRRLEKQLAAVQDELLAPLSPDERDQLAGLLGRVLAHHARRGD, from the coding sequence GTGGAAGCTCCGGACCCGGACGTCGTGCCGGCCCGCCTGACCGGCCTGTCGAGCTGGCTGATCACCCAGACCGCCGTACGCGCCGGACGGCTGGTCGCCGACGGGCTCGCGGCGATCGACGCGCGGGGCTACCACTTCCGGCTGCTCGCGACGCTTGACGAGTTCGGGCCGGCAAGTCAGGCCACGCTCGGCCGTCGCAGCGGCATCCACGTCAGCGACGTGGTCGCGGCGCTCAACGAACTCGCCGACCGTGACTTCGTCAACCGCGCCCCGGACCCGGCCGACCGGCGGCGCAACGTCGTCACCATCACCACGGCCGGGCGCCGGCAACTCCGGCGACTGGAGAAACAGCTCGCCGCCGTACAGGACGAACTGCTCGCGCCCTTGTCACCCGACGAGCGCGACCAACTCGCCGGGCTCCTGGGGCGGGTGCTCGCCCACCATGCCCGCCGCGGCGACTGA
- a CDS encoding epoxide hydrolase family protein — translation MIKPFRVRVPQADLDDLADRLARTRWPDELPDAGWDYGIPLARVRELAEHWRTTYDWREHEAELNRYPQFTTEIDGQNVHFLHVRCADADALPLILTHGWPGSVVEFLDVLVPLSEQFHLVVPSIPGFGFSGPTRERGWDIDRVARAWAELMRRLGYRRYGAQGGDWGTGISIRLGGIAPEQVVGVHVNYLPTPPPPGWAGEADLSAPDLARLARIRQLMAQRHPHQILYATRPQTVSYALNDSPAGQLAWIAEKFTEWADPRSAVPTDRILTDVALYWLTRTSASAARLIRESGLAGPPPPCPSPMGVAVFAHDITLPVRPLAERTYPIRHWSEFDRGGHFAALEVPDLFAADVRAFFQDLR, via the coding sequence ATGATCAAGCCGTTCCGGGTGCGGGTTCCACAGGCCGACCTCGACGACCTGGCCGACCGCCTGGCGCGTACCCGCTGGCCCGACGAGCTACCCGACGCCGGGTGGGACTACGGCATCCCCCTGGCTCGGGTACGCGAGCTGGCCGAACACTGGCGCACCACCTACGACTGGCGCGAGCACGAGGCCGAACTCAACAGATACCCCCAGTTCACCACCGAGATCGACGGACAGAACGTCCACTTCCTGCACGTACGCTGCGCCGACGCGGACGCGCTGCCGCTGATCCTCACCCACGGCTGGCCCGGCTCGGTGGTGGAGTTCCTCGACGTGCTCGTCCCCCTGTCCGAGCAGTTCCACCTGGTCGTCCCGTCGATACCCGGATTCGGCTTCTCCGGCCCGACCCGCGAACGCGGCTGGGACATCGACCGGGTCGCCCGAGCCTGGGCCGAGCTGATGCGCCGGCTCGGCTACCGGCGATACGGCGCCCAGGGCGGCGACTGGGGTACGGGAATCTCCATCCGGCTCGGCGGAATCGCCCCGGAGCAGGTCGTCGGCGTACACGTCAACTACCTGCCCACGCCCCCGCCGCCCGGCTGGGCCGGAGAGGCCGACCTGTCCGCACCGGACCTGGCCCGACTGGCGCGGATCAGACAGCTCATGGCGCAGCGGCACCCGCACCAGATCCTCTACGCCACCCGCCCGCAGACGGTGTCGTACGCGCTGAACGACTCACCCGCCGGCCAGCTCGCGTGGATCGCCGAGAAGTTCACCGAGTGGGCCGACCCGCGATCCGCCGTCCCGACCGACCGCATCCTCACCGACGTGGCGCTCTACTGGCTCACCCGCACCAGCGCCTCAGCGGCGCGGCTGATCCGGGAGAGCGGGTTGGCCGGGCCGCCGCCACCCTGCCCGTCGCCGATGGGAGTGGCCGTCTTCGCCCATGACATCACCCTGCCCGTCCGTCCGCTCGCCGAGCGGACGTACCCGATCCGGCACTGGAGCGAGTTCGACCGGGGTGGCCACTTCGCCGCGCTGGAGGTGCCCGACCTGTTCGCCGCCGACGTCCGCGCGTTCTTCCAGGACCTCAGATGA